DNA sequence from the Kiloniellales bacterium genome:
TCCTTCAGGCGCGGAAAGTAACCGTAGACCATCTCGAGATCCTGGTCGATCGCCGCGCGGCCCTCGCTCCGTGTGTAGGCCCCGGTCAGCAGGTTCTCCTCGACGGTCAGGTGCTCAAAACAGTGGCGGCCCTCCATCACCTGGATGACGCCGCGCTTGACCAGGTCGTTGGGCGTCAGCCGGTCGACCTTCTCTTTCTCGAACTCGATCGACCCCTTGGTGACCTCACCGCGCTCGGCGCGGAGCAGGTTTGAGATCGCCTTCAGGGTGGTGGTCTTGCCGGCGCCGTTGGCCCCGAGGAGGGCGACCACGCCCCCATCGGGAACCTCGAGCGATACGCCCTTGAGCACCAGAATGACGTGGTCGTAGATGACCTCGATATTGTTGACGCTCAGGAGCGCAGAGCCGTTGGCGGCACCATTGCTCCGTTCTGCGGTCGCGCCTGTGGACATCCAGGTTCTCTCCGGCCCGTTGTTCGATGCTGGCGGCGCCGCCCCGGGGGAAAGCGGGACGGCGCCCTCCAGCGAGAGACTAAAGCGGATTTACCGGGTTCGATGGATCGCCCTGGTGAATCCACCGAACCCGGATCTGCTCTAGGGGCAGCTGCGCGGCGTGATGCCCTTTTCCGCGGCGTAGGCCGCTGCGGCCGACTCGATCATCGGCCTGAGCAGCCCCTTACGATTGGGCTCGATCCAGTCGGAGACCTTGTTCCAGGCGCTCCCGTCCCACTGCTGCACGTAGGCACGTCCGGTGCCCTCGTGGTCGGCGCAGGAGACCTGGATCGCCTCCATGAAACCGGTCAGGCCCATATCGGCGAGCCGGGCGGAATCGACTTTGAGGTTCTCGAAGCCGTCGCGGATCTGCTCGCCGGTCAGCGGCTTCTTGCCGTGCATGCCCTGCGCCGTCTTGATCGCCTCGACGATGATGGCGGCGTTCATGACCCCGCGGTTGTAGAGCACTTGGCCGACCTCCTCGCGCGGGCCGGTGCCATTCCCGGCGTCGTGCACCTTGGTCAGGATGTTCTGCAGCGCCGGATAGTCGGTGCCCGTGCCGTGGAAGTTCAGGGACTTGTAGCCCTTGGCCTGCGCGCCCGCCGGCACGACGTCGGGCTCCGCGCCCGACCACCAGATGCCGATGAAGCGGTCCATGGGATAGGCCACCGCGGCGGCTTCCTTGATCGCGGTGGAGTTCATCACGCCCCAGCCCCACATGGCGGTCCAGTCGGGGCGGACCTGTCGGCCGATCTGCAGCCAGGTGGCCTTCTGCTCCAGGCCCGGGTGGGCGACGGGGAACAGGTGGAGCGAGAAGCCGTGCTTCTCGGAGAGCGCCTCGAGGGTGGCGATCGGTTCCTTGCCGTAGGCCGAGTCGTGATAGACCAGAGCGATCTTCTTGCCCTTGAGGTTATCGTAGCCGCCCTCGTTCTTGGCGATGTAGTTGACGATGATGTCGGCGCCGGACCAGTAGGTCGCCGGCAGCGTGAAGACGTAGGGGAAGACCCTTCCGTCGGAACCGGCGGTCCGGCCGTAGCCCATGGACAGCACCGGGATCTTGTCCGCGGTCGCGCGATCGATCAGCGCGTAGGTGATGCCGGTCGAGAGCGGTGTGATGGCGGCCGCGCCGGGGCGCTTGAGGCGCTCGTAGCATTCCACGCCGCGGTCGTTGTTGTAGGCCGTATCGCACTCCTCGTACTCGATCATCACGCCGTTGATGCCGCCGGTGGCGTTGACCATCTTGATGTAATCCTGGAACCCGTTGGCGAAGGGTATGCCGTTCGGCGCATAGGGACCGGAACGGTACATCAGGCCCGGAATGAACTGCTTGTCCTGCGCGGCGACAGGCGGGGCCGCCGCCATGAGGAGCGCCGCAGCACCCGCTGCAGCCAAGCCTAGAGCATTGAATCTCATTTCAAACTTCCTCCTTGTTCAAGCCGGCGGATTGTTCCGCCGTTGGTTGTGAACCTATCATTACAGCCTGACGCCGACCAAGCCCCGGCCGCCCGGACCGCACGCTAGTAGGGGAACGGCCAAAGCCGCAGCTTCTCCTTCATGATCTGCCAAAGCCGCGCCAGCCCGTGGGGCTCAACGATCAGGAAGAACACGATCAGCGCGCCGAAGATCATGAACTCGACATGGGACACCAGGGCGG
Encoded proteins:
- a CDS encoding ABC transporter substrate-binding protein; translation: MRFNALGLAAAGAAALLMAAAPPVAAQDKQFIPGLMYRSGPYAPNGIPFANGFQDYIKMVNATGGINGVMIEYEECDTAYNNDRGVECYERLKRPGAAAITPLSTGITYALIDRATADKIPVLSMGYGRTAGSDGRVFPYVFTLPATYWSGADIIVNYIAKNEGGYDNLKGKKIALVYHDSAYGKEPIATLEALSEKHGFSLHLFPVAHPGLEQKATWLQIGRQVRPDWTAMWGWGVMNSTAIKEAAAVAYPMDRFIGIWWSGAEPDVVPAGAQAKGYKSLNFHGTGTDYPALQNILTKVHDAGNGTGPREEVGQVLYNRGVMNAAIIVEAIKTAQGMHGKKPLTGEQIRDGFENLKVDSARLADMGLTGFMEAIQVSCADHEGTGRAYVQQWDGSAWNKVSDWIEPNRKGLLRPMIESAAAAYAAEKGITPRSCP
- a CDS encoding ABC transporter ATP-binding protein — protein: MSTGATAERSNGAANGSALLSVNNIEVIYDHVILVLKGVSLEVPDGGVVALLGANGAGKTTTLKAISNLLRAERGEVTKGSIEFEKEKVDRLTPNDLVKRGVIQVMEGRHCFEHLTVEENLLTGAYTRSEGRAAIDQDLEMVYGYFPRLKERRSSLAGYTSGGEQQMTAIGRALMSRPRMILLDEPSMGLAPQLVEEIFEIVKRLNEQEGVSILLAEQNTNVALRYAKYGYILENGRVVMDGDAASLRENADVKEFYLGLSTTGRKSYRDVKHYKRRKRWLA